Genomic segment of Dehalogenimonas alkenigignens:
GCCGCCGGTAGCTTCAGCCCGCTCTTTCATCACGCTTAGACCGTGACCCTGCGGGCCTGCGGCGCGAGATTGAGAATCGACATCGAACCCCCGGCCGTCATCGGCGATGGTGATTAACAGATGGCCGTTGCTCTGGGTCATCGCCAGCGAGATGGTGCTGGCCGCGGCATGCTTCCTGATATTGGTGACCGCTTCCTGGCATATCCGCAGCAGCTGGAGTTCAGTATACGGCGGCAGTGACGGTTCTTCACCCGGCAGGTCAATATGGTAGTCGATACCGGAGTCCTGTTTCAAATGATGAAGGTAATTCTTTAGATGGGATACCAGCTGGCCGCAGCCGGTGTAGCGTCTCAAGAGTTCCAGCGATTCCAGCGCTTCCACTCTGGCCTCATCCACCAGATTAAGCAGCTTGCCTACTTCGGGCATTTCGATACCCCGCCGCTTGAGTTCCCGCTCAATGACCTGTCCCTGCCACTTGAGCGCCGAAAGCGTTTGTACCGTCCCGTCGTGGATTTCTCGCGACAGCCTCCCGCGTTCTTCAGCGATGAACTCCCCGCGCAGTCTCTGGTGGAGGTTGATGTTGACCAGATATGGCAGCGACGCCGATAAAGCAACCGCCACGATGTAAATCAGGTAGTAGCCCAGCTCCAGCGGCCCTGGGCTGAACTCATAGAACGGATTGGCCAGCTGGACCAGTAGAACATTCAAAGTTGAAGCGATGCCGACCATCGCCGTCATGTGAGAGTCGTAGAAGAAAGACGCCGACAGCACCGGAGACAGGGTATACAGCAGGAAAGGGCTGTTGATGCCGCCGGTAAGCCATACCAGGACGGCACACACAATTAGGTCCAGGGCAAGGATGACCTGTCCCAGCATGTTGCTCCGGGGCGACACCGGAATCAGGAATTTGAGCAGGGTATAACCAGTCGCCGTCGGGATAAGGATTCCGGCGGCAACGGGCAGGCTTTCTCCGTTTACCGCCAGCTGGCTGACGGCTACAGCCAGCGCCAGCGCCCGGTAGACGCCCAGATATAATCTTAAGCGCCCGCCGAACCGCCTGGCTTGGAGTACTGGGGAGGAAGCCTCCATCGTTCTCCGCTAAAACTGCAGGATAGAATCGGTCACGAAAACCTATTCGTCGAGTTCGCGTGTATCATAGGTCGGCACCGTGGCGGTGTCAATGGTTCCTCTTTTCGTAAATCAACCCCCGCTTGTACTAATCTTCGGACGGGAACAAAAAAGGGGACCCGGGAAGCGGCATCTGAAGCGCCTTGATCAGATCGCCGGCGTTCCGCGGGGCGTAGGCTTTCCAATGGTTGTTGAAAAAGACGAAGGTCTGCTCAGCCGCCGCCGCGGAGGTTTTGACTCTGCTGGCCAGCTCTTCGATCTCTTGCGGCGAGTAGAAGTAGCGGTAGCGGGTCTCATTGTTGCCTGTCCACCAGTCCGCGGCGTTGCGGCCGTGGAAGCGGAAGTAAGCCAGCCGCTTGGATGTCGCCGGCAGCTCTTGGGCGATGGAAAAACTGAACCTGGGCTCGTCTATCTGCACCCAGGCGGCGCCGTACGCCGAAAGTAATTCGGCTGTCGCCGGGTCGTCGCTCCAGCTCCTGTGGCGCAGTTCGACCGCGATGGGGAAGTCGCCGAATGTCTTCAGCACCGCTTCGAGCGTCTGACGGCTGTCGCCGGTGTTCTCGAAACTTGGCGGGAACTGGGCCAGTATCGCCCCCAGTTTGCCAGCCTCTGCCAGGGGCTCGATGCCTTTGAGGAACAGGTCTACGTCATCCCTGGAGATGGCCGCCGCCTCCCCGGTAGCCGTTTCGAA
This window contains:
- a CDS encoding sensor histidine kinase, with the protein product MEASSPVLQARRFGGRLRLYLGVYRALALAVAVSQLAVNGESLPVAAGILIPTATGYTLLKFLIPVSPRSNMLGQVILALDLIVCAVLVWLTGGINSPFLLYTLSPVLSASFFYDSHMTAMVGIASTLNVLLVQLANPFYEFSPGPLELGYYLIYIVAVALSASLPYLVNINLHQRLRGEFIAEERGRLSREIHDGTVQTLSALKWQGQVIERELKRRGIEMPEVGKLLNLVDEARVEALESLELLRRYTGCGQLVSHLKNYLHHLKQDSGIDYHIDLPGEEPSLPPYTELQLLRICQEAVTNIRKHAAASTISLAMTQSNGHLLITIADDGRGFDVDSQSRAAGPQGHGLSVMKERAEATGGSMTIISAPGQGTAVKIDVPIGRR
- a CDS encoding DUF72 domain-containing protein, which encodes MDNHHENSEKQRILVGTSGWSYPRGEGTWNGYFYPPGTKNELGYFSQFFSCVEINSSFYSPVNPAWAAAWARKTPEGFVFTAKLWQKFTHPKMFETATGEAAAISRDDVDLFLKGIEPLAEAGKLGAILAQFPPSFENTGDSRQTLEAVLKTFGDFPIAVELRHRSWSDDPATAELLSAYGAAWVQIDEPRFSFSIAQELPATSKRLAYFRFHGRNAADWWTGNNETRYRYFYSPQEIEELASRVKTSAAAAEQTFVFFNNHWKAYAPRNAGDLIKALQMPLPGSPFLFPSED